One window of the Manihot esculenta cultivar AM560-2 chromosome 14, M.esculenta_v8, whole genome shotgun sequence genome contains the following:
- the LOC110630801 gene encoding temperature-induced lipocalin-1, which yields MASSKKMEVVKGVDIKRYMGRWYEIASFPSRFQPKNGENTRATYTLNEDGTVHVLNETWSDGKRGYIEGTAYKADPNSDEAKLKVKFYVPPFLPIIPVVGDYWILFLDEDYSYALIGQPSRRYLWILCRRPHLDEKTYNQLVERAKEEGYDVSKLHKTPQAETPPEEDGPKDTKGIWWIKSILGW from the exons ATGGCATCCAGTAAAAAGATGGAGGTGGTGAAGGGCGTGGACATAAAGAGATACATGGGGAGATGGTACGAAATAGCTTCATTCCCATCAAGATTCCAgcccaaaaatggagaaaaCACAAGAGCAACCTATACTTTGAATGAAGATGGCACTGTTCATGTCTTGAATGAGACATGGAGTGATGGGAAGAGAGGATACATAGAGGGTACTGCTTACAAGGCTGATCCAAACAGTGATGAAGCTAAGCTCAAGGTTAAATTTTATGTGCCTCCTTTCTTGCCCATCATTCCTGTTGTTGGGGATTACTGGATTTTGTTTTTGGATGAAGATTATAGTTATGCTTTGATTGGGCAACCCAGCAGGAGATATCTTTGG ATTCTTTGCAGGCGGCCTCATCTTGATGAGAAGACCTACAACCAGCTGGTGGAGAGGGCTAAAGAAGAAGGGTATGATGTGAGCAAGCTTCACAAGACACCACAGGCAGAAACACCACCAGAGGAAGATGGCCCCAAGGACACCAAAGGAATTTGGTGGATCAAATCCATTTTGGGATGGTAG
- the LOC110600182 gene encoding VAMP-like protein YKT61 produces the protein MKITALLVLKCNPDGSDPVILSNASDVTHFGYFQRPSVRQFIVFVGRTVAKRTPPGQRQSVQHEEYKVHSYNSNGLCAVGFMDDAYPVRSAFSLLNQVLDEYQKNFGDSWRTVQEDNVQAWSYLNEALTKFQDPAEADKLLKIQRELDETKIILHKTIDSVLARGEKLDSLVEKSSDLSAASQMFYKQAKKTNQCCTIL, from the exons ATGAAGATCACAGCGCTTTTGGTATTGAAGTGCAATCCCGATGGATCGGATCCTGTAATTTTATCAAACGCTTCCGATGTGACCCATTTCGGGTACTTCCAGAGGCCAAGCGTCAGACAATTCATTGTTTTTGTCGGTCGGACCGTAGCCAAACGCACTCCTCCCGGCCAACGCCAGTCCGTCCAGCATGAAG AATACAAGGTACATTCTTACAATAGCAATGGCCTGTGTGCGGTTGGGTTTATGGATGATGCCTATCCTGTCCGAAGTGCTTTTTCTCTTCTGAATCAG GTGCTAGACGAGTATCAGAAGAATTTTGGTGATTCATGGAGGACTGTACAGGAAGATAATGTACAAGCTTGGTCATATTTGAATGAAGCATTGACCAAGTTCCAA GATCCTGCAGAGGCAGACAAGCTGTTGAAAATTCAAAGGGAGTTGGATGAGACAAAAATAATCCTT CATAAAACTATCGACAGTGTTCTTGCTCGAGGTGAGAAACTGGACAGTCTAGTTGAGAAGAGTTCGGATCTGAGTGCTGCTTCACAG ATGTTCTATAAGCAGGCGAAGAAAACCAATCAATGTTGTACCATACTGTAA